Genomic window (Pseudomonadota bacterium):
CGAGAACGATCGCGAGGATCCGCCGCCACGTCAGCCGCTCCTTCAGGATAACGGTGGCGAAGAGGAAGATGAAGATCGTCGAGAGCTGGTTCAGGAGCGCGGCGCGCGAGACGTCGCAGTACTTCATGCCGCCCACCCACACGATCATGGCGACGTAGCTCCCGAGCAGCGCGGCCAGCGCGGCGACGCCCCACGCCCGCGACGGCCGCAGCGCCGCCAGGAGCGCGCGCCGCTTCGGGTGGAGCGCGATGAGCGGCAAGACGCCGACGAAGCCGCCGACGACGCGGACCCACGTGGCCCAGAGCACGTCGACCTCGGGCCGGTTCAGCACCCCCTTGATCATGACGATGCCCACCGCCATGAGCCCGAGCCCGATCACGCCGACTATCAACCCCGCGACGATGTCCTTTCGGGTCCTCCCCTTCTCGGGGCGCGCGGCGGAGCCGACGACGAGCGCCCCCATGATGAGCGCGGCGCCCAGGATCACGAGCGGGGTCAGCGTTTCGTCGAGGACGATCGCGCTCAGCGCCACGATGATGGGCGTGTAGGAGGTGTCGACGACCGCGGTGAGCCCGGCGCCCAGCTTCTCGAGCGAGAAGAAGAACATCGTGTCGGCCACGGTGATCCCGATGACGCCCGAGGCGAGCAGGAGGACCCAGTCCGTGACCGCCACCTCGGGAGTGAAGTCAACGCCCGCGACCACGAGCGTCGCCGGGAGGAGGACGACCGCGATCGCGCCCTTGAACGCGTTGAGCGCGAGCGGCGGCATCGTCTCGCCGGCCCGCTTGAAGAGGACGACGGCGATGCCCCAGAACAGCGCCGCCGCGAGGGACAGGATCTCTCCAATGTAGGGCACGCTCGCCATGGCGCCAGGGTGTACACCGGCCGCGTCCGTTCCAATAAGAGAAAACGCCGTGTGAAGGCGAGTTGCCACCGCGCGCGCCGTCGCCTACAACCCATCCGGAGGAGGCCCGGCCGTGTCGATTTCCGACATCCTCGTCCACGCCGCGTCTGCCTACGCGGACGGCATCGCGATCGTCGATCGGGAGCGGCGCTTCACCTACGCCGAGCTCGCCGGGCGATCGGGATCGCTCGCCCGGGCGCTCGCGCGCAGGGGCCTCGGCCGCGGGGACAGGATCGCGATCCTCGCCCCCAACTCGCACGAGTTCGCGGAGGCCTACTTCGCCGCCGCC
Coding sequences:
- a CDS encoding DMT family transporter; translation: MASVPYIGEILSLAAALFWGIAVVLFKRAGETMPPLALNAFKGAIAVVLLPATLVVAGVDFTPEVAVTDWVLLLASGVIGITVADTMFFFSLEKLGAGLTAVVDTSYTPIIVALSAIVLDETLTPLVILGAALIMGALVVGSAARPEKGRTRKDIVAGLIVGVIGLGLMAVGIVMIKGVLNRPEVDVLWATWVRVVGGFVGVLPLIALHPKRRALLAALRPSRAWGVAALAALLGSYVAMIVWVGGMKYCDVSRAALLNQLSTIFIFLFATVILKERLTWRRILAIVLAVAGAYLVIV